The Flavobacterium sp. IMCC34852 genome contains the following window.
AAAGAATGGAGTAAAAAATAATTTTTGCCTGTTACAATAACAAGCCACAAGTTCCTGATTGGAGTTTGTGGCTTTTTTTAGGCTAACACTTTTTGTTTTCCTTTGAAGCCCAATTGCATTAGAATTGACAGTACAATGGTCAATGAAGCCCCAATGAAATTAAGCCATAAATACCCTAATTTTTCTTGTCCGTTAGGGTAAATGTGAATCGCATAGTAATAGATAAAGAAAATGGTAGTTTGGCTGATAACAGCACTATAGAAAATAGCATTGGCTTTTACAAATTTTAGGTAAAACCCAACCAAGAAAACACCCAGAACTGTTCCGTAGAATATTGACCCAACAATATTTACCAACTGAATGAGGTTTTCAAAAAGCGTTCCGACACAAGCAAATAAAATAGCAATCACACCCCAAAGCAAAGTAAAATACTTGGTAGCATTTACAAAATGCTTTTCAGATTTTTCGCCTTTGACATTGCGTTTGTAAATATCAATAGCCGTTGTTGAGGCCAAAGCAGTCAAACCCGATGCGGAAGACGACATGGCAGCAGATAAAATCACCGCCAACAAAAGCCCAATCAATCCCGAAGGCAAATAGTTTAGAATAAAATAGATGAAGACATAGTCTTTGTCGTTGGTTTCGGCTTTGCTGTCTACTTTAGCAATGATTTCCTTGGCTTGGTCATGCAAATCTTTTTCTTTGCCCGATAATGAAATTAGTTTTTGACGCAATATAGGGTTGTCATAATTTTGATTCAAGTGATCAATATATAATAAATTGAATTCCTTCTTTTCTTCGGAGAGTTGGGTTAACTGTTTCTCGAGTGAATTATATTCCTGAGCATAAACCGATTTTTCAACGGCAGTTTTGTTTACCGGATTAAAATGTAATGGTACCGGATTGAATTGAAAAAAAACAAAAACCATCACACCGGTTAACAAAATAAAAAACTGCATCGGGACTTTGAGAAAACCGTTCATAATTAATCCCATCTGACTTTCTCTATCTGATTTTCCGGATAAATAGCGTCCAACTTGTGATTGGTCGGTTCCAAAATAAGAAAGCATCAGGAAAAAACCTCCGGTGATTCCGCTCCAAAAAGTATATCGGTTTTCAGGGTCGAAAGAAAAATCAAGGATATTCATTTTGTCATTGGCTCCCGCAATATGCATGGCATTAGAGAAAGTCATATCATTGGGTAACAAATGCAATATCAAAAAGAACGTGATAAACATACCGCTCATGATGATAAACATTTGTTGTTTTTGGGTGACGTTTACGGCTTTGGTTCCTCCGGCGAAAGTGTAGATGATTACCAGAATTCCGATGATAATGTTAAGTAAGGTAAGGTTCCAACCCAAAATAGAAGACAAAATAATAGCCGGTGCGTAAATGGTCAAACCGGTTCCCAATCCGCGTTGGATTAAAAATAAAATCGCCGTAAAAGAGCGTGTTTTTAAATCGAAACGCTGTTCTAAATATTCATAGGCGGTAAAGACTTTCAGTTTATGATAAATGGGAATGAATGTCATTGATATGACTACCATGGCAATAGGTAAACCAAAGTAAAACTGCACAAATCCCATTCCGTCATGATAGGCTTGTCCGGGTGTGGAAAGAAAAGTTATGGCACTAGCTTGGGTTGCCATAACTGATAAACCTACTGTCCACCACGGGGTTTCTTTGTTGCCCAAAATGTATTCTTCTACATTGGCACTTCCTTTGGTTTTATAAACGCCGTAAAAAACAATAAAAAGCAAAGTAACCGATAAAACGATCCAGTCGAGTTGTTGCATATCAGAAGAATAATTGCATTAATATAAAGAAGATGATAATATAAATGGCATTGGCTATCAAAACCCAAGTATAGCTATTCTTCCAAACTGTTTTTTTTTCCTGTTCCATTTTATTTTCCAATTGCTAACATGTTGGCCATTAACCTAAACGCTCCCGGAACGCCTTCGGGTAATTCTCTGAAGAAACTAAGACCGGTATAAATATAATTCCCTTTGCCGTATTTGGCTACCAATAAAGCGCCATTTTTAGGTTTTTCGCCTTTGTCATTGGCCGAAAGGATAGGTGTGAAGTTGGCATCCCATTCACTCGGATAATACAAGCCTTGCTCTTGTTTCCAGCCTTTGAAATCTTCGGCAGTAATTTTATTCGGATAATTTAAAACCGGATGGTTTGGTGCTAAAAATCGGACTTCGGCATCTTCTTCAGTTACTCGGTCTCGCGATAGTTTCAAGGAAAAAGGAGCCATTTCTTTGGTAACTAAATCATCCAAAGTATTGTATTGCACAATCATTGTTTTGCCATTCTGTACAAAATCTAATAATATTTTTTGTTTGTAAGCCAAAGCATTTACCACATTATAAGCTCGGATTCCGGTCATAACCACGTCAAAATTGGCCAAAAGTTCAACGGTAATTTCTTCCGGTTTTAAAATAGACACTTCGTAACCCATTTGCGTCAGGCTTTGCGGAACTTCATCGCCTGCCCCCATAATATAGGCGATTTTTTCGTTTTTGGTTTTGATTTTTAAGCGAATTGCTTTGGCTTCAGCCGGTTTCAAAACCATTTGCTTGTAGATATGCGAATAGTTGATATCGATTTTTTCTTTGTCGAAAGTTTGGCCATCAACGGTCACTATGCTTTTAATCTCAATTTCACTGGCATCTTCTGAAGGTGAAACGGAAAACACAGCCGAAAAGTCTTGACCTTTTTTGTCAATGGTAAAAGGAATTTCGGTCGGATTGGCTTTCCATTCTTGGGGCAAATCTAATTTCACTTTTCCGGTTATATTGTCTTTTCCGGCTTTGACTTTTACCGTAATTGTTTTGCTTCGGTCGTTATTGAAAATGTATACTTTTTCAGCAATAGAAGAAGTTGCCACAGGAACGATATCTAAAGGCTGATAGACTTCGCCCTTAACATCGTCATTGTATTTGTAAATTACATTGCGATCGAAAGGAATTGTAACATTGTTAATTCCAATCCAAAAACCAACTTTCACCCGGCGCAATACATCAGGAAAGCCTATGTTTTCCTGACTGTCAACGCGATACATGCCATTAGTTCCTTTTTGATTTAGCCAATAAGCATTGGTGTAATCAAAGTCATTTGGAAGCTGTAAAGTGTTAGTGGTTGTGTAAGGAATGTTGTTTTTTAAAGGAATAGTATTTTTTTGGTCAGCTACATAAACCGGCACAGCTCCAATACCTTCTAGGTTGATAGCAATATTGCTTCGGTTAATGGCTTCAATTTTAATTTTTAGCGGACTTCCCGGAGTAACTTCTTGAACATCGGCTACAGCTTCTAAATACAATCCGGCGCAAGCGGCTATGATTTCTTTAATTTCTTCTGATTTGATGGTTTTCCAATGCTTGTCTTCCAGATTTTCAATTAGGGTAAAAGCCTTTACCAATTCAGGAATGCTGGCCGAAGGATTTTTAAAATCGAAGTTTTTCTCTACAGCATATAAAATATCACCAATTTCCTTTCCGCCTTTTACTCGATTCCAAGTGGTATCGATGCCTTCAAACAAATTAGTTTTGTCTTTAGGCATATCGCCTTTTAAAAATTCTAAATATTCGTCTTCTTCACCGCGACTTCCGGTAGCACCAAAGCCTTGGGATTGGTGGCGACTGCGACTCAAAGCTGCAATTTCCTGATTGGATTTTCCGACGGATTGGTAATACGTTCCGATTTTTAGATTGATTAAGTTGGTTTTATCGGCGGCTTCAAATTTTTCTCGGCTACCATAAAACCACCAAGAAGTGTTGAAAAACAATCTTTTAGGTTGCCAAGTTGAAACATATTGCAATTGTTCAGGATATTGATTGGCATCATTAACCAAATCAAATGCTTCTATACTGAGCATGGCTGAAGAGGTATGATGACCATGAGTTGTTCCCGGAGAACGATGGTCAAATCGGTTGATGATGACATCGGGTTGGAATTTGCGAATGGCCCAAATGACATCGCTTAAAACTTGGTCTTTGTCCCATATTTTCAAAGTTTCATCCGGATTTTTAGAAAACCCAAAGTCGTTCGCACGAGTAAAGAATTGTTTGCCACCATCAATTTTTCGGGCTTCAATTAATTCTTGTGTTCTGATAACACCTAATAATTCTCTAAGTTCGGGACCAATAAGATTTTGTCCGCCATCGCCACGGGTTAGAGATAAATAACCGGTTCTTGCTTTCTTGTCATTAGACAAATAAGAAATTAAACGGGTATTTTCATCATCGG
Protein-coding sequences here:
- a CDS encoding sodium:solute symporter translates to MQQLDWIVLSVTLLFIVFYGVYKTKGSANVEEYILGNKETPWWTVGLSVMATQASAITFLSTPGQAYHDGMGFVQFYFGLPIAMVVISMTFIPIYHKLKVFTAYEYLEQRFDLKTRSFTAILFLIQRGLGTGLTIYAPAIILSSILGWNLTLLNIIIGILVIIYTFAGGTKAVNVTQKQQMFIIMSGMFITFFLILHLLPNDMTFSNAMHIAGANDKMNILDFSFDPENRYTFWSGITGGFFLMLSYFGTDQSQVGRYLSGKSDRESQMGLIMNGFLKVPMQFFILLTGVMVFVFFQFNPVPLHFNPVNKTAVEKSVYAQEYNSLEKQLTQLSEEKKEFNLLYIDHLNQNYDNPILRQKLISLSGKEKDLHDQAKEIIAKVDSKAETNDKDYVFIYFILNYLPSGLIGLLLAVILSAAMSSSASGLTALASTTAIDIYKRNVKGEKSEKHFVNATKYFTLLWGVIAILFACVGTLFENLIQLVNIVGSIFYGTVLGVFLVGFYLKFVKANAIFYSAVISQTTIFFIYYYAIHIYPNGQEKLGYLWLNFIGASLTIVLSILMQLGFKGKQKVLA
- a CDS encoding PIG-L family deacetylase, yielding MQKLYSLSIVFLFLFTPSIWAQQPAKPNAVEIYNQIQKLNFLGSVLYIAAHPDDENTRLISYLSNDKKARTGYLSLTRGDGGQNLIGPELRELLGVIRTQELIEARKIDGGKQFFTRANDFGFSKNPDETLKIWDKDQVLSDVIWAIRKFQPDVIINRFDHRSPGTTHGHHTSSAMLSIEAFDLVNDANQYPEQLQYVSTWQPKRLFFNTSWWFYGSREKFEAADKTNLINLKIGTYYQSVGKSNQEIAALSRSRHQSQGFGATGSRGEEDEYLEFLKGDMPKDKTNLFEGIDTTWNRVKGGKEIGDILYAVEKNFDFKNPSASIPELVKAFTLIENLEDKHWKTIKSEEIKEIIAACAGLYLEAVADVQEVTPGSPLKIKIEAINRSNIAINLEGIGAVPVYVADQKNTIPLKNNIPYTTTNTLQLPNDFDYTNAYWLNQKGTNGMYRVDSQENIGFPDVLRRVKVGFWIGINNVTIPFDRNVIYKYNDDVKGEVYQPLDIVPVATSSIAEKVYIFNNDRSKTITVKVKAGKDNITGKVKLDLPQEWKANPTEIPFTIDKKGQDFSAVFSVSPSEDASEIEIKSIVTVDGQTFDKEKIDINYSHIYKQMVLKPAEAKAIRLKIKTKNEKIAYIMGAGDEVPQSLTQMGYEVSILKPEEITVELLANFDVVMTGIRAYNVVNALAYKQKILLDFVQNGKTMIVQYNTLDDLVTKEMAPFSLKLSRDRVTEEDAEVRFLAPNHPVLNYPNKITAEDFKGWKQEQGLYYPSEWDANFTPILSANDKGEKPKNGALLVAKYGKGNYIYTGLSFFRELPEGVPGAFRLMANMLAIGK